In the Theobroma cacao cultivar B97-61/B2 chromosome 1, Criollo_cocoa_genome_V2, whole genome shotgun sequence genome, one interval contains:
- the LOC18611059 gene encoding methylesterase 3: protein MAENKNQKHFVLVHGMCHGAWCWYKLKPQLESAGHRVSVLDLAASGINMEAIQDVRTFHEYTRPLLGFLASLNERPIVVGHSLGGMSLALAMDLFPNKISVGVFLTAFMPDTTHHPSYVIDKTSAEGSEEDFQTVTIGSPEQPLTVVTMGPKFLASQLYQLSPVEDLELAKTLVRPGSVFQQDLSKAKNFSNEGYGSVTRVFVVCDEDKAINLESQRWMIQNNPPKDVVEIKGADHMAMFSKTKQLCDTLLDIADKYA from the exons ATGGCAGAGAACAAAAACCAGAAGCATTTTGTTCTAGTACATGGTATGTGCCATGGAGCTTGGTGCTGGTACAAGCTCAAACCCCAGCTGGAGTCTGCTGGTCACAGGGTCTCGGTGCTCGACCTTGCAGCCTCTGGCATCAACATGGAGGCAATCCAAGATGTTCGTACATTTCATGAATACACCAGACCTTTATTGGGGTTTTTGGCCTCACTCAATGAAAGGCCAATAGTTGTGGGGCACAGCCTTGGAGGCATGAGTTTGGCCCTGGCCATGGACTTGTTCCCCAACAAGATTTCAGTTGGTGTTTTCCTAACAGCGTTCATGCCAGATACTACACACCACCCATCATATGTTATTGATAAG ACCTCAGCGGAAGGCTCAGAAGAGGATTTTCAAACTGTAACCATTGGCAGCCCAGAACAACCTCTGACGGTAGTAACTATGGGGCCCAAGTTCTTGGCATCTCAGCTCTATCAGCTATCCCCTGTTGAG GACCTGGAACTGGCTAAAACTCTGGTCAGGCCAGGATCAGTATTTCAACAAGATTTGTCGAAGGCCAAGAATTTTTCGAATGAAGGGTATGGATCTGTGACGAGAGTTTTTGTTGTGTGCGATGAGGATAAAGCGATAAACCTGGAATCCCAACGCTGGATGATTCAGAACAATCCGCCCAAAGACGTAGTGGAGATCAAAGGTGCAGATCATATGGCAATGTTCTCCAAGACCAAAC
- the LOC18611060 gene encoding putative methylesterase 6, translated as MAENKNQKHFILVHGLCHGAWCWYKLKSLLESTGHRVTVLDLIASGINMKAIQNVQTFHEYTKPLLEILASLPPDEKVIVVGHSLGGMNLALAMDEFPNKISVGVFLTAFMPDTLHQPSYVLEKYLGGVTEELLQDAQLVNIGSPQIPFTITFMGPKFLSSKLYHLSPVEDLELAKALIRPGSLFTEDLSKAKNFSDEGFGTVTRVYVVCNEDNVMVEEFQRWTIQNNPPKDVLEIKSADHMPMFSKTQEVCDCLLEIANKYAQGN; from the exons ATGGCAGAGAACAAGAACCAGaagcattttattcttgtaCATGGGCTATGCCATGGGGCTTGGTGCTGGTATAAGCTCAAATCCCTGTTGGAATCTACCGGTCACAGGGTCACGGTGCTTGACCTCATAGCATCAGGCATCAACATGAAGGCAATCCAAAATGTTCAAACATTTCACGAGTACACCAAACCGCTGTTAGAGATTTTGGCCTCTCTTCCTCCTGATGAAAAGGTCATTGTCGTGGGGCACAGTCTAGGAGGCATGAATTTAGCCCTGGCCATGGATGAGTTCCCAAACAAGATTTCAGTTGGTGTTTTCTTGACAGCTTTCATGCCAGATACCCTACACCAGCCATCATATGTTTTAGAAAAG TATTTGGGAGGTGTCACGGAAGAACTATTGCAGGATGCTCAGCTTGTTAACATTGGCAGCCCCCAAATTCCTTTCACGATAACTTTTATGGGCCCCAAATTCTTATCATCCAAGCTCTATCATCTATCCCCCGTTGAG GACTTGGAACTTGCAAAGGCATTGATCAGGCCGGGATCATTGTTTACGGAAGACCTGTCCAAGGCAAAGAATTTTTCGGATGAAGGGTTTGGAACCGTAACACGAGTTTATGTTGTTTGCAACGAGGATAACGTAATGGTTGAGGAATTCCAACGCTGGACGATTCAAAACAATCCGCCTAAAGATGTGTTGGAGATTAAGAGCGCAGATCATATGCCAATGTTCTCCAAGACGCAAGAAGTTTGTGATTGTCTCTTGGAAATAGCAAATAAATATGCTCAAGGAAACTGA
- the LOC18611061 gene encoding methylesterase 1, with amino-acid sequence MQWTFLGYNGYGKQKKISWRAKHFVLVHGLGHGAWFWYKLKPLVESAGHRVTTVELAASGINMEAIQDVGTFHKYTKPLLELLASNPPIEKVIVGVQSLGAVNLALAMDEFPHKISVGVFLTAVMPDTTHQPSYVIDKSLAEFPQDMLLDNQFATIDSPENPFTITLWAWGPKFLASNLHQLSPVEDLVLAKALVRPGSLFVSDLSKADKFSDEGYGCVPRVYVVCNEDKVIKEKTQRWMIENFEINDVIEIKDADHIGNVLKATGIL; translated from the exons ATGCAGTGGACCTTTCTCGGATACAATGGATAcggaaaacagaaaaaaattaGCTGGCGTGCTAAGCATTTTGTTCTGGTTCATGGGCTGGGCCATGGAGCGTGGTTCTGGTACAAGCTCAAACCGCTAGTGGAATCCGCCGGTCACAGGGTCACAACGGTAGAGCTGGCAGCATCTGGCATCAACATGGAGGCAATCCAAGATGTTGGTACATTTCATAAATACACGAAACCATTGTTAGAATTACTGGCCTCTAATCCTCCCATAGAAAAAGTCATTGTTGGGGTTCAAAGCCTTGGAGCTGTGAATTTGGCCCTGGCCATGGACGAGTTCCCACACAAGATTTCAGTTGGTGTTTTCTTGACAGCTGTCATGCCAGATACCACGCACCAGCCTTCATATGTTATAGACAAG TCTTTAGCAGAATTCCCACAAGACATGCTGCTGGACAATCAGTTTGCAACCATTGACAGCCCTGAAAATCCTTTCACGATTACACTTTGGGCCTGGGGCCCTAAGTTCTTGGCATCTAATCTCCATCAGCTATCCCCTGTCGAG GACCTGGTATTAGCCAAGGCTCTGGTCAGACCAGGATCATTGTTTGTAAGCGATTTGTCAAAGGCAGACAAGTTCTCTGACGAGGGGTACGGATGTGTTCCCCGAGTCTATGTTGTTTGCAACGAAGACAAAGTGATAAAAGAGAAAACCCAACGCTGGATGATTGAAAACTTTGAGATTAACGATGTGATTGAGATTAAGGATGCAGATCATATTGGCAATGTTCTCAAAGCCACAGGAATTTTGTGA
- the LOC18611062 gene encoding salicylic acid-binding protein 2, whose product MTEFRKQKHFILVHGACHGAWCWYKLKPRLESAGHRVTAIDLAASGINMNAIQSVHTMNEYTKPLLEILASLPPGEKVILVGHSLGGLNLALAMDKFPEKISAGVFLTAFMPDTAHQPSFVLEQYWKRTPAEAWFDTEFAPYGRPEQSLMSMFFGPKFLTYKLYQLSPVEDLELARALIRPGSLFVSDLSKADKFSNERYGCVPRVYVVCNEDKGIPEKFQRWMIENFEVNDVMEIKDADHMAMFSKPQELCDCLSEIAQKYE is encoded by the exons ATGACGGAGTTCAGAAAGCAAAAGCATTTTATTCTAGTGCATGGAGCATGTCATGGAGCCTGGTGTTGGTACAAGCTCAAACCACGGCTCGAGTCAGCTGGTCACCGGGTCACGGCCATCGACCTGGCGGCCTCAGGCATCAACATGAACGCAATCCAGAGTGTTCACACGATGAACGAATATACAAAACCGTTGTTGGAGATTTTGGCCTCTTTGCCTCCTGGTGAAAAGGTTATTCTTGTTGGGCATAGCTTGGGAGGCCTGAATCTGGCCCTGGCCATGGACAAGTTCCCGGAGAAGATTTCAGCTGGTGTTTTCTTGACTGCTTTCATGCCTGATACAGCACATCAGCCATCATTTGTTTTGGAACAG TACTGGAAGAGGACCCCAGCGGAAGCTTGGTTTGACACGGAATTTGCTCCATATGGAAGACCAGAACAATCTTTGATGTCGATGTTTTTCGGGCCCAAGTTCCTAACATACAAACTCTATCAACTATCCCCTGTTGAG GACCTGGAGCTGGCAAGGGCTCTGATCAGGCCAGGATCGTTGTTTGTAAGCGATTTGTCAAAGGCAGACAAGTTCTCTAACGAGAGGTACGGATGTGTTCCCCGAGTCTATGTTGTTTGCAACGAAGACAAAGGGATACCAGAGAAATTCCAACGCTGGATGATCGAAAACTTTGAGGTTAACGATGTGATGGAGATTAAGGATGCAGATCATATGGCGATGTTCTCAAAGCCACAGGAACTTTGTGACTGTCTGTCAGAGATAGCACAAAAATACGAGTGA
- the LOC18611064 gene encoding methylesterase 10 encodes MKHFVLVHGMCHGAWCWYKLVSLLKSAGHRVTALDLGASGINPRKISELTSMSDYAQPLMEFMASLPQEEKVILVGHSFGGISMSLAMESYPNKILAAVYLTAFMPNHDSPPGTGVQEFFKSVMAESIMDFQLSFDEGPNHPPTGALFGPNYMVAKVYQLSPKADLELAKTVLRPGKWFMNDLSKESLLTKEKFGSVNRVYIVCNEDLLIKESLQKWYIEHSPTDDVKVIAGADHMPMFSKPKELCQSLQEIAEKYN; translated from the exons atgaagcaCTTTGTTCTAGTTCATGGTATGTGCCATGGAGCTTGGTGCTGGTACAAGCTTGTCTCACTGCTCAAATCGGCTGGTCACCGTGTCACTGCACTGGATCTTGGTGCCAGCGGCATCAACCCCAGGAAGATTAGTGAGCTCACTTCCATGTCTGACTATGCTCAGCCTTTGATGGAATTCATGGCCTCTTTGCCTCAAGAAGAGAAGGTGATTTTGGTGGGTCATAGTTTCGGTGGCATAAGCATGTCTTTAGCCATGGAGAGCTACCCAAACAAAATCTTAGCCGCAGTTTATCTCACAGCCTTTATGCCCAACCATGATTCTCCTCCCGGAACTGGAGTACAAGag TTCTTCAAAAGTGTCATGGCAGAGTCCATTATGGATTTCCAGTTATCGTTCGATGAGGGGCCAAATCATCCTCCAACAGGTGCCCTCTTTGGCCCAAACTACATGGTGGCAAAGGTTTACCAACTCTCCCCTAAAGCG GATTTAGAATTGGCTAAAACGGTGCTGCGACCTGGGAAGTGGTTCATGAACGATTTATCCAAGGAATCTCTGCTGACAAAAGAGAAATTTGGATCGGTTAATCGCGTTTACATAGTTTGCAATGAAGATTTGCTGATAAAGGAAAGTTTGCAGAAATGGTACATTGAGCATAGCCCAACAGATGATGTCAAGGTTATAGCTGGTGCTGACCATATGCCTATGTTCTCCAAGCCCAAGGAGCTCTGCCAAAGTCTCCAAGAAATTGCTGAGaaatataattga
- the LOC18611065 gene encoding LOW QUALITY PROTEIN: methylesterase 10 (The sequence of the model RefSeq protein was modified relative to this genomic sequence to represent the inferred CDS: substituted 1 base at 1 genomic stop codon), protein MDGVSSITVSKLFFFFLVIYKVYLKGDGHQDRKTQSTKQETRLAMERKQHFVLVHGACHGAWCWYKLVSLLKTAGHQVTALDLGASGVDPRRLEESTCISDYLQPLMDFLASLPEPGKVILVGHSYAGLCISLAMERFPNKISVAVFIAAYMPRLSSPPGTLIQEYFKSTPVXSLMDCQFTFDKGLEKPPTRVLFGPEFMEAKAHQQRQLEDLELAKMLVRPSGLFLDDLVTGNLLTQEKFGSVDRAFIVLEEDQVMMEEFQRLMIDNCPAKEVKVINGAGHMVMLSKPKQLCQLLQDIAEKFC, encoded by the exons ATGGACGGCGTCTCTTCTATTACTGTTagcaaacttttttttttttttttggtcataTACAAAGTCTATTTAAAGGGAGATGGGCATCAAGATAGAAAAACACAAAGCACAAAACAGGAGACTAGGCTAGCAATGGAGAGAAAGCAGCATTTTGTGTTAGTCCACGGAGCCTGCCATGGAGCCTGGTGCTGGTACAAGCTTGTGAGCCTACTCAAAACGGCTGGTCATCAAGTCACTGCCTTGGACCTTGGTGCTTCCGGAGTTGATCCCAGGCGGCTCGAAGAAAGCACTTGTATTTCAGATTACTTGCAGCCATTGATGGATTTCTTGGCCTCTCTCCCTGAACCTGGGAAGGTCATTCTTGTTGGTCACAGCTATGCCGGTCTCTGTATATCTCTAGCCATGGAAAGATTTCCCAACAAAATTTCAGTTGCAGTTTTTATTGCAGCCTATATGCCTCGTCTTAGCTCTCCACCAGGGACTCTCATACAAGAA TACTTTAAAAGCACCCCAGTGTAATCTTTAATGGACTGCCAGTTCACATTCGATAAAGGCCTGGAGAAGCCACCAACTCGGGTTCTCTTTGGGCCAGAATTCATGGAGGCCAAAGCTCATCAACAGCGCCAATTGGAG GATTTGGAGTTGGCCAAAATGTTGGTTAGACCAAGTGGGCTATTCCTGGACGACTTGGTCACGGGGAATTTATTAACACAAGAAAAATTCGGGTCGGTGGATCGAGCTTTCATTGTATTAGAAGAAGATCAAGTGATGATGGAAGAGTTCCAGCGATTGATGATCGATAACTGTCCAGCCAAAGAAGTGAAGGTCATTAATGGCGCCGGCCACATGGTCATGCTTTCCAAGCCCAAACAGCTTTGCCAGCTTTTACAAGACATCGCAGAGAAATTCTGTTGA
- the LOC18611066 gene encoding autophagy-related protein 101 isoform X1 yields the protein MRTIIMNCEVCQLKELEVEHFEIREVLRCILHTIVFHRALGLVRPKDVDLELFEITYVQCGDVEVEKKIDEKIDHFISWVEKHPNKKSQICLSFYEVKSKQPSWFTNKTERLYWEQWYLNLNVTQHPKSHLGKSHHSKVVIDPGDSGASEERSSRRAAVEASLREVLFQIIKFVNEKKDHVPPISEGVIYFPYEITIPSSSDSAFGMDMIKRMLQTGHPTMLS from the exons ATGCGAA CAATCATCATGAACTGCGAAGTCTGTCAACTCAAAGAACTG gaAGTGGAGCACTTCGAAATACGGGAGGTTTTGCGCT GCATTTTACATACAATAGTGTTTCATAGAGCATTAGGGCTCGTTCGGCCCAAAGATGTTGATTTGGAGCTTTTTGAAATTACTTAT GTGCAATGTGGGGATGTGGAAGTTGAGAAGAAAATAGATGAGAAGATTGATCATTTCATAAGCTGGGTAGAGAAACATCCCAATAAGAAAAGTCAG ATATGCTTATCATTTTATGAGGTCAAAAGCAAACAGCCATCTTGGTTCACTAACAAAACCGAGCGCCTATATTGGGAACAATGGTATCTCAATTTGAATGTGACTCAACACCCAAAATCACATTTGGGCAAATCTCATCATTCCAAAGTGGTCATTGATCCAGGAG ATAGTGGTGCTTCTGAGGAGAGAAGTTCTCGCAGAGCAGCAGTTGAAGCATCTCTTCGAGAGGTTCTCTTTCAAATAATAAAGTTTGTCAATGAGAAGAAGGATCATGTTCCACCCATATCTGAGGGTGTCATCTACTTTCCATATGAAATTACCATACCAAG TTCATCAGATTCTGCTTTCGGAATGGACATGATCAAGAGGATGCTCCAGACTGGGCATCCAACCATGCTCAGCTGA
- the LOC18611066 gene encoding autophagy-related protein 101 isoform X3, which produces MNCEVCQLKELEVEHFEIREVLRCILHTIVFHRALGLVRPKDVDLELFEITYVQCGDVEVEKKIDEKIDHFISWVEKHPNKKSQICLSFYEVKSKQPSWFTNKTERLYWEQWYLNLNVTQHPKSHLGKSHHSKVVIDPGDSGASEERSSRRAAVEASLREVLFQIIKFVNEKKDHVPPISEGVIYFPYEITIPRKFQ; this is translated from the exons ATGAACTGCGAAGTCTGTCAACTCAAAGAACTG gaAGTGGAGCACTTCGAAATACGGGAGGTTTTGCGCT GCATTTTACATACAATAGTGTTTCATAGAGCATTAGGGCTCGTTCGGCCCAAAGATGTTGATTTGGAGCTTTTTGAAATTACTTAT GTGCAATGTGGGGATGTGGAAGTTGAGAAGAAAATAGATGAGAAGATTGATCATTTCATAAGCTGGGTAGAGAAACATCCCAATAAGAAAAGTCAG ATATGCTTATCATTTTATGAGGTCAAAAGCAAACAGCCATCTTGGTTCACTAACAAAACCGAGCGCCTATATTGGGAACAATGGTATCTCAATTTGAATGTGACTCAACACCCAAAATCACATTTGGGCAAATCTCATCATTCCAAAGTGGTCATTGATCCAGGAG ATAGTGGTGCTTCTGAGGAGAGAAGTTCTCGCAGAGCAGCAGTTGAAGCATCTCTTCGAGAGGTTCTCTTTCAAATAATAAAGTTTGTCAATGAGAAGAAGGATCATGTTCCACCCATATCTGAGGGTGTCATCTACTTTCCATATGAAATTACCATACCAAG GAAATTTCAATGA
- the LOC18611066 gene encoding autophagy-related protein 101 isoform X2, producing the protein MRTIIMNCEVCQLKELEVEHFEIREVLRCILHTIVFHRALGLVRPKDVDLELFEITYVQCGDVEVEKKIDEKIDHFISWVEKHPNKKSQICLSFYEVKSKQPSWFTNKTERLYWEQWYLNLNVTQHPKSHLGKSHHSKVVIDPGDSGASEERSSRRAAVEASLREVLFQIIKFVNEKKDHVPPISEGVIYFPYEITIPRKFQ; encoded by the exons ATGCGAA CAATCATCATGAACTGCGAAGTCTGTCAACTCAAAGAACTG gaAGTGGAGCACTTCGAAATACGGGAGGTTTTGCGCT GCATTTTACATACAATAGTGTTTCATAGAGCATTAGGGCTCGTTCGGCCCAAAGATGTTGATTTGGAGCTTTTTGAAATTACTTAT GTGCAATGTGGGGATGTGGAAGTTGAGAAGAAAATAGATGAGAAGATTGATCATTTCATAAGCTGGGTAGAGAAACATCCCAATAAGAAAAGTCAG ATATGCTTATCATTTTATGAGGTCAAAAGCAAACAGCCATCTTGGTTCACTAACAAAACCGAGCGCCTATATTGGGAACAATGGTATCTCAATTTGAATGTGACTCAACACCCAAAATCACATTTGGGCAAATCTCATCATTCCAAAGTGGTCATTGATCCAGGAG ATAGTGGTGCTTCTGAGGAGAGAAGTTCTCGCAGAGCAGCAGTTGAAGCATCTCTTCGAGAGGTTCTCTTTCAAATAATAAAGTTTGTCAATGAGAAGAAGGATCATGTTCCACCCATATCTGAGGGTGTCATCTACTTTCCATATGAAATTACCATACCAAG GAAATTTCAATGA
- the LOC18611067 gene encoding dof zinc finger protein DOF5.7 has product MIQELLGGAGLIGGERKISIGGSILEGTPTATPSPSPSSSTTSSSTTTTTNSTAPPNSENQNLRCPRCDSPNTKFCYYNNYNLTQPRHFCKTCRRYWTKGGALRNVPIGGGCRKNKNTTVSASVGKSSAAKMKTVASEIGRSGLGNGFDHEIQSSPILWASPQSSHFLALLRTTQNPNPSTLSNSVSIKEEVSLLGSHMMNEPAAVSTGALNARTLGLDPLSQVPSLGLCSPFWKNNQHQAQQHQQNNGFLVGEVQNTGIQELYQRLKSSASYYSDSSAVVLSNVASSSSSSSSILESAPVAGGELGYWNPVFSSSWSDLPTTNGAYP; this is encoded by the coding sequence atgatTCAAGAACTCCTAGGAGGTGCAGGGTTAATTGGTGGAGAGAGGAAAATCTCCATCGGTGGAAGCATTTTGGAGGGAACCCCAACTGCTACTCCATCACCatctccttcttcttccacAACTTCATCGTCAACAACCACAACTACTAATTCTACAGCTCCACCAAATTCAGAGAACCAGAATTTGAGGTGTCCAAGGTGTGATTCCCCGAACACGAAGTTCTGTTACTACAACAACTACAATCTCACTCAGCCTCGTCACTTTTGCAAGACTTGCCGTCGGTATTGGACAAAAGGAGGTGCTCTTAGGAATGTTCCTATTGGAGGTGGATGCCGGAAGAACAAAAACACTACTGTTTCAGCATCTGTGGGAAAATCAAGTGCTGCTAAGATGAAAACTGTAGCATCTGAAATTGGAAGATCTGGCCTTGGAAATGGGTTTGATCATGAGATTCAGTCTAGCCCAATTCTTTGGGCTTCACCCCAGAGTTCTCATTTTCTAGCCTTGTTGAGAACTACCCAAAACCCTAACCCTAGCACTTTGTCTAATTCTGTTAGTATCAAGGAAGAGGTGAGCTTGCTTGGATCACACATGATGAACGAGCCAGCTGCAGTTTCAACTGGTGCACTCAATGCTCGAACCCTAGGTTTGGATCCTCTTAGCCAGGTTCCTTCTCTTGGACTTTGCAGCCCCTTCTGGAAAAACAATCAACACCAAGCTCAACAGCACCAACAGAATAATGGGTTCCTAGTAGGTGAAGTTCAAAACACAGGGATTCAAGAACTGTATCAAAGACTCAAATCATCAGCAAGTTATTACTCTGATAGCTCAGCGGTAGTTCTAAGCAATGtggcttcttcttcttcatcttcttcatccaTTTTGGAGTCAGCTCCTGTAGCCGGAGGAGAATTGGGTTACTGGAATCCGGTATTTTCATCATCATGGTCTGATCTTCCAACAACCAATGGTGCATATCCTTAa
- the LOC18611068 gene encoding L-ascorbate oxidase homolog has protein sequence MKEAVFLQFLLGMFACFSVFCANAEDPYSYYTWVVTYGTRAPLGVYQKVILINNQFPGPPIEAVTNDNIIINVINQLDEPFLITWHGIKQRRTSWQDGVLGTNCPIPPHSNWTYKFQLKDQIGTFMYYPSTLLHKAIGGFGALNVMQRSVISIPYPAPDGEFTVLVGDWYNAGDKALKERLDSGLGLPLPDGLLINGVRRSSTFTGQRGKTYKFRISNVGISTSINFRIQGHAMTLTEVEGSHSLQEVYESIDIHAGQSVAVLVQLQASVKDYYIVASTRFTKPILTTTGILRYGGSHTPASLPLPIGPTFHVHWSIKQARTIRSNLTANAARPNPQGSFHYGTIKVVRTLVLANAKTKINGKLRYAVNGMSYVDPTTPLKLAEWFNIPGVFKLNSIKDVPTSGPAVLGVSVFGITLHDFVEIVFQNTEAAIQSWHLDGSSFYVVGYGSGQWKPDSRKRYNLVDAISRHTVQVYPTSWTAILVSLDNKGMWNLRSQDWSKRYLGQQCYLRVWNNEKSLFTETDIPPNALRCGKAAHL, from the exons CCAATGCAGAAGATCCATATAGTTACTATACTTGGGTTGTCACATATGGAACACGGGCTCCTCTTGGTGTTTACCAAAAG GTCATTCTTATTAATAATCAATTTCCTGGACCTCCAATTGAAGCTGTGACTAATGACAACATAATTATAAATGTCATCAATCAATTAGATGAACCCTTCCTCATTACATG GCATGGAATTAAACAGAGGAGGACCTCATGGCAAGATGGTGTGCTTGGGACCAATTGCCCAATCCCTCCCCACTCAAACTGGACATACAAATTCCAGTTGAAGGATCAAATTGGAACCTTCATGTACTATCCTTCAACTTTACTGCACAAAGCCATTGGTGGTTTTGGGGCTCTCAATGTTATGCAAAGGTCTGTCATCTCAATCCCATACCCTGCACCTGATGGAGAATTTACTGTGCTTGTTGGTGATTGGTACAACGCTGGCGACAAG GCCTTGAAGGAAAGGCTGGATTCAGGCTTGGGTCTTCCTCTTCCAGATGGCCTCCTTATTAATGGTGTCCGTAGATCTTCTACTTTCACTGGTCAGAGAG GGAAAACATACAAGTTTAGGATTTCAAATGTGGGTATATCAACATCAATCAACTTCAGGATCCAGGGTCATGCAATGACTCTTACTGAAGTTGAAGGAAGTCATAGTCTGCAGGAGGTATACGAGTCCATTGATATTCATGCCGGTCAATCTGTAGCGGTTTTGGTTCAATTACAAGCGTCAGTTAAAGACTACTACATCGTAGCTTCCACCCGTTTCACAAAGCCTATTCTCACAACTACCGGTATTCTTCGCTATGGGGGTTCCCACACTCCAGCCTCTTTGCCATTGCCTATAGGCCCAACTTTCCACGTTCACTGGTCCATTAAGCAAGCCAGGACCATCAG ATCGAACTTGACAGCAAATGCAGCTAGGCCTAATCCTCAAGGTTCATTCCACTATGGGACAATAAAGGTTGTGAGGACACTTGTTTTGGCTAATGCAAAAACCAAGATAAATGGCAAGTTGCGGTATGCCGTTAACGGGATGTCCTATGTGGATCCAACCACTCCGTTGAAGCTTGCAGAATGGTTTAACATCCCTGGTgtcttcaaattaaattcGATCAAGGATGTCCCTACTTCAGGCCCTGCAGTCCTCGGCGTCTCTGTATTTGGAATCACCCTTCATGACTTTGTTGAAATTGTCTTCCAGAACACTGAAGCCGCCATCCAGTCATGGCATCTTGATGGCTCTAGCTTCTATGTTGTCGG atATGGTTCTGGCCAGTGGAAACCTGACTCAAGGAAACGCTACAACCTGGTGGATGCAATTTCTAGACACACTGTTCAG GTATATCCAACTTCCTGGACCGCAATCCTAGTGTCATTGGACAACAAAGGTATGTGGAACCTGAGGTCGCAAGACTGGTCCAAGAGGTACCTAGGCCAGCAATGTTATCTCAGAGTTTGGAACAACGAAAAAAGCCTGTTTACTGAGACAGACATTCCTCCGAATGCACTACGTTGTGGCAAGGCCGCCCACTTATAG